A single genomic interval of Rhododendron vialii isolate Sample 1 chromosome 3a, ASM3025357v1 harbors:
- the LOC131318914 gene encoding peroxisomal membrane protein 11B yields the protein MSNDSVDKLVIFLAKRDGIDKLVKTFQYLSKLFHWHAESTRPGLAQRAKQWEVASGLSRKAFRTGRFLTGFNAIRRNPGSTPTFRFLSVLSNAGEMVYFFFDHFLWVSRIGVLDPHLAKKMSFISAFGEAFGYIFFIISDFILIREGIEAEREIVGSTEKSTEGDDKIGKIRGERVMRLMAVAANLADLVIAVADIEPNPFCNHAVTLGISGLVSAWAGWYRNWPS from the coding sequence ATGAGCAATGACTCAGTGGACAAGCTGGTCATCTTCCTGGCAAAGAGGGATGGCATTGACAAGCTAGTCAAGACCTTCCAATACCTCTCCAAGCTCTTCCACTGGCATGCCGAGTCAACTCGACCCGGACTTGCCCAGCGCGCCAAGCAATGGGAAGTGGCATCCGGCCTCAGCCGGAAAGCCTTCCGGACCGGCCGGTTCCTCACCGGATTCAATGCCATCCGGCGGAACCCGGGATCCACGCCGACCTTCCGGTTTCTCTCCGTCCTTTCCAACGCAGGGGAGATGGTCTACTTCTTCTTTGACCACTTTCTTTGGGTGTCGAGAATTGGAGTCTTGGACCCACACTTGGCCAAGAAAATGAGCTTCATTTCGGCGTTTGGTGAGGCTTTTGGCTACATATTCTTCATCATCTCGGATTTTATTCTCATCAGAGAGGGGATTgaggcagagagagaaattgttgGTTCAACAGAAAAATCAACAGAAGGAGACGATAAAATTGGGAaaataagaggagagagagtcaTGAGGTTGATGGCAGTGGCTGCAAATTTAGCAGATTTGGTGATTGCAGTGGCAGATATTGAACCAAACCCATTTTGTAACCATGCTGTGACTCTTGGAATAAGTGGTTTGGTCTCTGCATGGGCTGGTTGGTATAGGAATTGGCCTTCATGA
- the LOC131319456 gene encoding cell number regulator 6-like isoform X2: MEEGGVQARYVKLTRKQAEVIRPGELNQAIHVPQLHRKCSECRQPLPERFVFPKDEPWTTGIFGCAEDTESCWTGLLCPCVLFGRNVQRIRDDANCIGPCMCHAVVIEGGIALAAATAAFYGFDPSTSLLICEGLLFSWGICGLYTGLFRQWLQRKYHLKVTSISYNQKKRKEKELTVWPVSGALLHALVCLVPRTPGDERTSL, from the exons ATGGAAGAAGGCGGTGTGCAGGCGCGTTATGTGAAGCTGACCAGAAAACAAGCGGAGGTGATTAGGCCTGGTGAACTTAATCAGGCCATTCACGTTcctcag CTTCATCGCAAGTGCAGTGAATGTAGACAGCCTTTACCTGAAAGGTTTGTGTTTCCTAAAGATGAACCCTGGACCACTGGCATTTTTGGTTGCGCTGAAGATACCGAGAGTT GCTGGACAGGACTTTTGTGCCCTTGTGTTTTGTTTGGACGCAATGTTCAGAGAATAAGAGATGATGCCAATTGTATTGGTCCATGCATGTGTCACGCCGTTGTAATTGAAGGTGGGATTGCACTTGCAGCAGCAACGGCAGCATTTTATGGCTTCGACCCAAGCACATCACTTCTTATATGTGAGGGTTTACTGTTTAGCTGGGGGATATGTGGCCTCTACACTGGTCTCTTTAGGCAGTGGCTGCAGAGGAAGTATCATCTCAAGGTAACCTCTATTTCTTACAatcagaagaaaagaaaagaaaaag AGCTCACCGTGTGGCCCGTGTCTGGTGCACTGCTGCATGCACTCGTGTGCCTTGTGCCAAGAACACCGGGAGATGAACGGACGTCTCTCTGA
- the LOC131319456 gene encoding cell number regulator 6-like isoform X1, whose product MEEGGVQARYVKLTRKQAEVIRPGELNQAIHVPQLHRKCSECRQPLPERFVFPKDEPWTTGIFGCAEDTESCWTGLLCPCVLFGRNVQRIRDDANCIGPCMCHAVVIEGGIALAAATAAFYGFDPSTSLLICEGLLFSWGICGLYTGLFRQWLQRKYHLKSSPCGPCLVHCCMHSCALCQEHREMNGRLSDGVVVPRTIVNPPPVQEMNSANDSSGTSAPSVQSVDHASLEMQAS is encoded by the exons ATGGAAGAAGGCGGTGTGCAGGCGCGTTATGTGAAGCTGACCAGAAAACAAGCGGAGGTGATTAGGCCTGGTGAACTTAATCAGGCCATTCACGTTcctcag CTTCATCGCAAGTGCAGTGAATGTAGACAGCCTTTACCTGAAAGGTTTGTGTTTCCTAAAGATGAACCCTGGACCACTGGCATTTTTGGTTGCGCTGAAGATACCGAGAGTT GCTGGACAGGACTTTTGTGCCCTTGTGTTTTGTTTGGACGCAATGTTCAGAGAATAAGAGATGATGCCAATTGTATTGGTCCATGCATGTGTCACGCCGTTGTAATTGAAGGTGGGATTGCACTTGCAGCAGCAACGGCAGCATTTTATGGCTTCGACCCAAGCACATCACTTCTTATATGTGAGGGTTTACTGTTTAGCTGGGGGATATGTGGCCTCTACACTGGTCTCTTTAGGCAGTGGCTGCAGAGGAAGTATCATCTCAAG AGCTCACCGTGTGGCCCGTGTCTGGTGCACTGCTGCATGCACTCGTGTGCCTTGTGCCAAGAACACCGGGAGATGAACGGACGTCTCTCTGATGGCGTTGTTGTGCCAAGGACCATCGTCAACCCTCCCCCAGTTCAAGAGATGAACTCTGCCAACGACAGCAGCGGTACCTCAGCACCCTCTGTGCAAAGCGTTGACCACGCCAGTTTGGAGATGCAAGCCTCTTAG
- the LOC131319055 gene encoding conserved oligomeric Golgi complex subunit 7, translating to MMVDLGSFSDDKFDAKKWINAACQARHPQDPLEKHLVDLEMKLQMTSEEIAASLEDQSAAAILRVPRATRDVIRLRDDAVSLRASVAAILQTLKKAEGSSAESIATIAKVDTVKRRMEAAYETLQDAAGLTQLSSTVEDVFASGDLPRAAETLANMRHCLSAVGEVAEFANVRKQLEVLEDRLDTMVQPRLTDALSNRKVDVAQDLRGILIRIGRFKSLEQHYTKVHLRPIKQLWEDYGSQQRAIKLGSEKNELERVSNSHGFSSSLPTVSFSSWLPSFYDELLLYLEQEWKWCMVAFPDDYKTLVPKVLIETMATVGASFLSRINLATGDVVPETRGLAKGVLDILSGDMPKGIKVQTRHLEALIELHNMTGAFARNIQHLFSESDIDVLVDTLKAVYFPYESFKKKYGQMERLILSAEIAGVDLRGAVARGIGAQGVELSETVRRMEESIPQVILLLEAAVERCISFTGGSEADELILGLDDVMLQYISTLQDTLKSLRAICGVDITGDGIGSKKETGFLDKKEGAHGSRKADLISNEEEWSMVQGALQILTVSDCLTSRSSVFEASLRATLARLSTSLSLSVFGSSLDQNRSHTTSGDGSAELSLAALDVATVRLLDAPEKARKLFSLLEQSKDPRFHALPLASQRVAAFAEKVNELVYDVLISKVRQRLSDVSRLPIWSSVEETSAHPLPSFSAYPQSYVTSVGEYLLTLPQQLEPLAEGISNSDANVDEAQFFATEWMFKVAEGATALYMEQLRGIQYITDRGALQLSADIDYLSNVLSALSMPIPPILATFQTCLSTPREQLKDLLTTDSGNQIDVPTANLVCKMRRVKLEQ from the exons ATGATGGTGGATCTGGGTTCCTTCTCGGACGACAAGTTCGACGCCAAGAAATGGATCAACGCGGCCTGCCAGGCCCGTCACCCGCAGGACCCGCTGGAGAAGCACCTCGTGGACCTGGAGATGAAGCTACAGATGACGTCCGAGGAGATCGCCGCCTCCCTCGAGGACCAGAGCGCCGCCGCCATCCTCCGTGTCCCCCGTGCCACCCGCGACGTCATCCGCCTCCGCGACGACGCCGTCTCCCTCCGCGCCTCCGTCGCCGCCATCCTCCAAACCCTCAAAAAG GCGGAGGGATCTTCAGCAGAATCTATTGCCACCATAGCTAAAGTGGATACCGTCAAGAGAAGAATGGAAGCCGCTTATGAAACATTGCAG GATGCTGCTGGATTAACCCAACTAAGTTCGACCGTTGAGGATGTCTTTGCTAGTGGTGACCTTCCTCGTGCTGCAGAAACCTTGGCAAACATGAGGCATTGCTTGTCTGCAGTTGGCGAG GTTGCTGAATTTGCAAATGTTAGGAAGCAGCTTGAAGTCTTAGAGGATAGACTGGACACAATGGTTCAGCCTCGTTTAACGGATGCTTTATCAAATCGcaag GTTGATGTTGCTCAAGATTTGCGGGGAATTCTTATTCGAATTGGAAGGTTCAAATCTTTAGAGCAGCACTATACCAAAGTTCACTTAAGACCTATAAAGCAGCTATGGGAAGACTATGGCTCACAACAACGAGCTATTAAGCTTGGAAGTGAGAAAAACGAACTTGAAAGGGTATCCAATAGTCATGGTTTTTCGTCGAGCTTGCCAACAGTTTCATTCTCCAGTTGGCTGCCCAGTTTTTATGATGAATTACTGCTTTATTTGGAACAAGAATGGAAGTG GTGTATGGTTGCTTTTCCAGATGATTATAAGACTCTTGTCCCTAAGGTTCTAATAGAGACCATGGCAACGGTTGGTGCAAGTTTCTTATCCCGTATTAACCTTGCTACTGGAGATGTTGTTCCCGAAACAAGAGGATTGGCTAAAG GAGTGCTGGATATCTTATCGGGGGATATGCCAAAGGGTATTAAAGTTCAGACTAGGCATCTCGAAGCTCTGATTGAACTACACAATATGACGGGGGCTTTTGCGAGGAATATTCAACACCTGTTTTCAGAATCTGATATCGATGTTTTAGTGGATACACTGAAGGCTGTATACTTCCCATACGAATCTTTTAAGAAAAA GTATGGACAGATGGAGCGTCTTATTCTATCAGCTGAGATCGCTGGAGTAGATCTTAGGGGAGCTGTTGCGCGTGGCATTGGAGCCCAAGGAGTTGAACTTAGTGAAACAGTTCGAAGAATGGAAGAATCTATTCCACAggtcattcttcttcttgaagcCGCTGTAGAGAGGTGCATCAGCTTTACTGGGGGGTCTGAAGCAGATGAGCTCATTCTTGGCCTTGATGATGTAATGCTACAGTACATTTCCACCCTACAAGACACATTAAAATCTCTTAGAGCTATATGTGGAGTGGATATTACTGGTGATGGCATTGGTTCAAAGAAGGAAACCGgatttttggacaaaaaggaaGGAGCTCATGGTTCTCGTAAAGCTGACTTGATCTCAAACGAGGAGGAGTGGTCAATGGTTCAAGGTGCACTGCAGATCCTTACAGTGTCAGATTGTTTAACTAGCAGATCCTCAGTCTTTGAAGCTTCATTGAGAGCTACTCTTGCTAGACTCAGCACAAGCTTGTCACTTTCAGTATTTGGGTCTAGTCTGGACCAAAACCGTTCTCACACCACCAGCGGTGATGGGAGTGCGGAATTGTCTTTGGCTGCCTTGGATGTGGCAACTGTACGGCTTCTTGATGCTCCTGAAAAGGCCCGGAAACTCTTCAGTCTTTTGGAGCAG TCAAAGGATCCCCGATTTCATGCCCTTCCACTCGCATCTCAGCGAGTCGCAGCATTTGCGGAGAAGGTGAATGAACTTGTTTATGATGTACTCATTTCCAAAGTACGGCAACGGCTGAGTGACGTGTCTCGATTGCCAATCTGGTCTTCAGTCGAAGAAACTAGCGCTCACCCTCTTCCTAGCTTTAGTGCATACCCTCAGTCCTATGTGACCAGCGTTGGAGAATATCTTCTTACGCTACCCCAACAGTTAGAGCCACTTGCTGAGGGCATTTCAAATAGTGATGCAAACGTCGATGAAGCACAATTCTTTGCAACTGAATGGATGTTCAAG gTTGCGGAGGGTGCAACAGCTCTTTACATGGAGCAGCTGCGGGGGATTCAGTATATAACAGATCGTGGTGCACTACAACTCTCTGCTGATATCGACTACTTAAGTAATGTGCTTTCTGCACTTTCGATGCCTATTCCTCCAATCCTCGCCACATTCCAGACCTGCCTTTCAACCCCTAGAGAGCAGCTGAAGGATCTTCTCACGACAGATTCTGGTAATCAGATCGATGTTCCGACGGCCAATCTTGTCTGCAAGATGCGGCGGGTGAAATTAGAACAATAA